The Natronoglycomyces albus genome has a segment encoding these proteins:
- the pruA gene encoding L-glutamate gamma-semialdehyde dehydrogenase has product MDALFTVPTPVNEPVCDYAPGSAERDSLLNRLGELAKTQHVLDMHIGGKDRRGGGEEIKVVQPHKHAHVLGVAHAATSEQAADAVAAAKKAAPAWSRMPFEDRAAIFLKAAELLAGPWRDTINGATILGQSKTAMQAEIDAACELIDFLRFNVHFAEQIYSKQAISSKGLWNRTDHRPLDGFVYAVTPFNFTAIAGNLPTSPALMGNTVVWKPASTQLLSAHFTMQVLRAAGLPDGVINMVHGPGPEISDVVMSDKDLSGVHFTGSTAVFQHLWKTVGTNIANYRSYPRLVGETGGKDFIIAHESANIDELAVAIVRGSFEYQGQKCSAVSRSYVPRSLWEAGVRDKVVQMARDVSYGDPTDFSNFGGAVIDKRAFDKHTALFDRVSGDDSCEVLAGGTADDSVGYFVDPTVIECSDPTHELFHTEYFGPIVGVHVFEDNAFDSVVNQAADIAPYALTGALFATDREVIGRTSEALRFAAGNYYINDKPTGAVVGQQPFGGSRGSGTNDKAGSWQNLVRWVSPRSIKENFVPPTEYKYPHQG; this is encoded by the coding sequence ATGGACGCGCTTTTCACCGTGCCTACCCCGGTCAATGAACCGGTCTGCGACTACGCACCCGGATCTGCCGAGCGCGACAGTCTGCTCAACCGCCTGGGTGAGCTCGCCAAAACCCAGCACGTGCTTGACATGCACATCGGCGGCAAGGACCGTCGCGGTGGCGGCGAAGAGATTAAGGTCGTACAGCCTCACAAACACGCTCACGTGCTCGGTGTTGCCCACGCCGCCACGTCCGAGCAGGCCGCCGACGCGGTGGCTGCCGCGAAGAAGGCCGCCCCGGCCTGGAGCCGGATGCCTTTCGAGGACCGGGCGGCCATCTTCTTGAAGGCCGCTGAGTTGCTTGCCGGACCCTGGCGCGACACGATCAACGGTGCCACTATCTTGGGCCAGTCGAAGACGGCCATGCAGGCCGAAATCGACGCTGCGTGCGAACTGATCGACTTTTTGCGGTTCAATGTCCACTTCGCCGAGCAGATCTACTCTAAGCAGGCGATCTCCTCGAAAGGCCTGTGGAACCGGACCGACCACCGTCCGCTGGACGGCTTCGTCTACGCGGTCACGCCGTTTAACTTCACCGCCATCGCCGGTAACTTGCCGACGTCCCCGGCGCTGATGGGGAACACGGTCGTGTGGAAGCCCGCTTCGACCCAGTTGCTGTCGGCCCACTTCACCATGCAGGTTCTGCGTGCGGCCGGTCTGCCCGATGGCGTGATCAATATGGTGCACGGACCGGGGCCGGAGATCTCGGACGTCGTCATGAGCGACAAGGACCTCTCCGGTGTTCACTTCACCGGTTCGACCGCGGTGTTCCAGCACCTGTGGAAGACCGTGGGCACCAACATCGCCAACTACCGTTCCTACCCGCGTCTGGTGGGTGAGACCGGTGGTAAAGACTTCATCATCGCCCACGAGAGCGCCAATATCGATGAGCTGGCCGTGGCGATTGTGCGCGGCTCGTTCGAGTACCAAGGCCAGAAGTGTTCGGCGGTCTCTCGCTCCTACGTACCGCGTTCCCTGTGGGAAGCGGGCGTACGCGACAAGGTTGTGCAGATGGCTCGTGATGTCAGCTATGGCGACCCGACCGACTTTTCGAACTTCGGCGGTGCCGTGATCGACAAGCGCGCCTTCGACAAGCACACCGCGCTGTTCGACCGGGTCTCCGGGGACGACTCCTGCGAGGTTCTCGCCGGTGGAACCGCCGATGACTCGGTGGGCTACTTTGTGGACCCGACGGTCATCGAATGCTCAGACCCCACCCATGAGCTTTTCCACACCGAGTACTTCGGTCCGATCGTGGGTGTGCACGTGTTCGAGGACAATGCGTTCGACTCCGTGGTTAACCAGGCCGCCGACATCGCGCCTTACGCGCTGACCGGTGCCCTGTTCGCCACTGACCGCGAGGTCATCGGCCGCACCAGTGAAGCGTTGCGTTTCGCCGCGGGCAACTACTACATCAACGACAAGCCCACGGGAGCTGTCGTTGGTCAGCAGCCGTTCGGTGGTTCCCGTGGTTCGGGCACCAACGACAAGGCCGGTTCGTGGCAGAACCTGGTCCGCTGGGTCTCTCCGCGTTCCATTAAGGAAAACTTCGTCCCGCCCACTGAGTACAAGTACCCGCACCAGGGCTAG
- a CDS encoding DUF6912 family protein, with the protein MTRIYLPGTLASLRELEAGTLLREADADALPMAAIAHAVTPQLRQFVGEGTNEEDLEFVAFTRASVGALDLLSRQANQRRLRVVVAADVPGEAIAVLAESEGDSRVRVSGEIPARKVAAIHVDSADASEDVAAAAAAWPQAMEGDEEATAIVEALEAHHLEWYHPAELAEILKRFEN; encoded by the coding sequence ATGACACGGATCTATCTTCCTGGAACCTTGGCGTCGCTGCGAGAGCTGGAGGCGGGCACTCTTTTGCGCGAAGCCGATGCAGACGCATTGCCCATGGCCGCGATAGCCCACGCGGTAACGCCGCAGCTGCGCCAGTTCGTTGGGGAGGGCACCAACGAGGAAGATCTGGAATTCGTCGCCTTTACTCGCGCTTCGGTGGGGGCGCTGGATCTCTTGAGCCGACAAGCAAACCAGCGGCGATTGCGCGTCGTGGTGGCCGCCGACGTTCCCGGCGAGGCGATTGCGGTGCTGGCCGAGAGCGAGGGCGACAGTCGGGTCCGTGTGAGCGGTGAGATTCCGGCACGCAAGGTCGCGGCGATCCATGTGGACTCGGCCGACGCCAGCGAAGACGTAGCCGCAGCAGCGGCCGCATGGCCCCAGGCGATGGAAGGCGACGAAGAGGCTACCGCGATAGTGGAAGCTCTTGAGGCACATCACCTGGAGTGGTATCACCCGGCCGAGCTGGCTGAAATTCTGAAGCGTTTCGAAAACTGA
- the secA gene encoding preprotein translocase subunit SecA codes for MAIFEKLLRAGEGRILKKLKAITVAVNSLEEDFKKLSDDELRAMTDEFKERLGDGETLDDLLPEAFATVREAAWRVRGMRHYDVQIMGGAALHLGNIAEMKTGEGKTLVSTLPAYLNALSGKGVHIVTVNEYLARRDAEWMGEIHRFLGLTVGVVLPGEGSAKHREAYNCDITHGTNNEFAFDYLRDNMTSSLDDLVQRGHNFAIVDEADSILVDEARTPIIISGPAEHAPRWYKEFAGIVGRMKSGEHYDVDDAKRTVAVTEEGVAYVEDWLGIENLYESSNTPLVGYLNNAIKAKELFRRNKEYIVSDSGEVLIVDEFTGRVLPGRRFNEGIHQAIEALEGVEIKQENQTLASSTLQNYFRMYETLSGMTGTAMTEAGEFQRVYDTGVVPIPTHREMIRVDEPDVIYKTEEAKFAAVVDDIVERHEMGQPVLVGTVSVQKSEMLSQMLTKRGVKHDVLNAKNHSREADIIAQAGQKGAVTVATNMAGRGTDILLGGNPEFHAAADLRARNIDEADEETYAKEWEAALEKYEELCAQEGDEVRELGGLYVLGTERHDSRRIDNQLRGRTGRQGDPGRSRFYLSLSDDLMRRFNADAVKAMMNRLRVPDDVPIESKMVSKQIQSAQSQIEGHNAETRKNVLKFDEVMNKQRNVIYEERRTVLAGEDVSEQIRNMVDDVLEAYVHGATANGYAEDWDLDELWRALKLLYPIRITAEEVIKDADGIENLESPALLEAIQKDAHEYYTEREEEFGEKLIRNLERRVLLQVIDRKWREHLYEMDYLKEGINLRAYAQRNPVIEYQREGFDMFGVMLDGIKEDTMRFLFNAEIKPKKKDGEEESGAEAADEPEVNIRGLEPVSKPKQLRYSAPIIDGQAGSGGAVGVRETNAEDEVPAALRGNNNAKGEARKTVRAGSRRAVTPARAGRRPGPAGGGQAPPAQQANPQQARASQGPGRNDPCHCGSGKKFKRCHGAPSAK; via the coding sequence GTGGCCATCTTTGAAAAGCTATTGCGCGCCGGTGAAGGCCGCATTCTCAAGAAGCTTAAAGCCATCACCGTGGCCGTCAATAGCCTGGAAGAGGACTTCAAGAAGCTCTCCGATGACGAACTGCGGGCCATGACCGACGAGTTTAAGGAACGCCTGGGCGACGGCGAAACCTTGGACGACTTGCTCCCCGAAGCCTTCGCGACCGTCCGTGAGGCCGCCTGGCGAGTGCGGGGCATGCGTCACTACGACGTGCAGATCATGGGTGGTGCCGCCCTCCACTTGGGAAATATCGCCGAAATGAAGACCGGTGAGGGAAAGACTCTGGTCTCGACCCTCCCCGCCTATCTCAACGCCCTTTCGGGCAAAGGCGTCCACATCGTCACGGTCAACGAATACCTGGCCCGACGCGACGCGGAGTGGATGGGCGAAATTCACCGCTTCCTGGGACTGACCGTGGGCGTGGTGCTGCCCGGCGAAGGCTCGGCCAAACACCGCGAAGCCTACAACTGCGACATCACGCACGGCACGAACAACGAGTTCGCCTTCGACTACCTGCGCGACAACATGACCTCCTCGCTGGATGACCTGGTACAGCGCGGTCACAACTTCGCCATCGTCGACGAGGCGGACTCGATCCTGGTCGACGAGGCGCGAACCCCGATCATCATCTCCGGACCCGCCGAACACGCCCCCCGCTGGTACAAGGAATTCGCCGGAATCGTCGGACGGATGAAATCCGGCGAACACTACGACGTTGACGACGCCAAACGCACCGTCGCCGTCACCGAAGAGGGCGTCGCCTACGTCGAGGACTGGCTAGGCATCGAAAACCTCTACGAATCCTCCAACACTCCGCTGGTGGGTTACCTCAACAACGCCATCAAGGCCAAGGAACTCTTCCGCCGCAACAAGGAGTACATCGTCTCCGACTCCGGCGAAGTTCTCATCGTGGACGAATTCACCGGACGTGTCCTGCCCGGCCGCCGCTTCAACGAGGGAATCCACCAAGCCATTGAGGCCCTCGAAGGCGTGGAGATCAAGCAGGAAAACCAGACACTGGCCTCCTCGACCCTGCAAAACTACTTCCGCATGTATGAGACTCTCTCGGGCATGACCGGTACGGCCATGACCGAAGCGGGCGAGTTCCAGCGCGTCTATGACACTGGTGTGGTGCCGATTCCCACCCACCGGGAGATGATCCGAGTCGACGAACCCGATGTCATCTACAAGACCGAAGAAGCGAAGTTCGCCGCTGTCGTCGACGACATCGTGGAACGCCACGAGATGGGTCAGCCCGTCCTCGTGGGCACCGTCTCGGTGCAAAAAAGCGAAATGCTCTCCCAGATGCTCACCAAACGCGGTGTCAAACACGATGTCCTCAACGCGAAGAACCACTCTCGCGAAGCCGACATCATCGCCCAGGCTGGACAAAAGGGCGCCGTCACCGTCGCGACGAACATGGCCGGTCGCGGTACCGACATCCTGCTGGGCGGCAACCCTGAGTTCCACGCCGCCGCTGACCTACGGGCCCGCAATATCGACGAGGCCGACGAGGAAACTTACGCCAAGGAGTGGGAAGCCGCCCTCGAAAAATACGAGGAGCTGTGCGCCCAAGAGGGCGACGAAGTACGTGAGCTCGGAGGGCTCTACGTGTTGGGAACCGAGCGGCACGATTCCCGCCGCATCGACAACCAGCTGCGTGGACGTACCGGGCGTCAAGGCGACCCCGGACGCAGCCGCTTCTACCTGTCGCTATCGGACGACCTGATGCGCCGCTTCAACGCCGACGCTGTCAAGGCCATGATGAACCGGCTCCGCGTCCCCGACGACGTGCCGATCGAATCGAAGATGGTCTCCAAGCAGATCCAAAGCGCCCAGTCCCAAATCGAGGGCCACAACGCCGAGACCCGTAAGAACGTCTTGAAGTTCGACGAGGTCATGAACAAGCAGCGAAACGTCATCTACGAAGAGCGCCGCACCGTGCTGGCCGGAGAAGACGTCTCTGAGCAGATCCGCAACATGGTCGATGACGTACTGGAAGCATACGTTCACGGTGCGACCGCCAACGGCTACGCCGAGGACTGGGACCTGGACGAACTGTGGCGCGCGCTCAAACTGCTCTACCCGATCCGTATCACCGCCGAAGAAGTGATCAAGGACGCCGACGGGATCGAAAACCTCGAATCCCCGGCCCTGCTGGAGGCAATCCAGAAGGACGCGCACGAGTACTACACCGAGCGCGAGGAAGAGTTTGGCGAGAAACTCATCCGCAACCTGGAACGGCGCGTGCTACTCCAAGTCATCGACCGCAAATGGCGTGAACACCTCTACGAGATGGACTATCTCAAAGAGGGCATCAATCTGCGCGCCTACGCCCAGCGCAACCCGGTCATCGAGTACCAGCGCGAAGGCTTCGACATGTTCGGCGTGATGCTCGACGGCATCAAGGAAGACACCATGCGCTTCCTCTTCAACGCTGAAATCAAGCCCAAGAAGAAGGACGGCGAGGAAGAATCCGGCGCCGAGGCCGCAGACGAACCCGAAGTCAACATCCGCGGACTGGAACCGGTCAGCAAACCCAAGCAGCTGCGCTACTCGGCCCCGATCATCGATGGTCAAGCCGGTTCCGGCGGAGCCGTTGGCGTCCGGGAAACCAACGCCGAGGATGAAGTGCCCGCCGCATTGCGCGGGAACAACAACGCCAAGGGCGAGGCCCGTAAGACCGTCCGCGCTGGTTCCCGGCGGGCGGTAACTCCGGCCCGGGCTGGTCGCCGCCCCGGGCCCGCCGGTGGTGGACAGGCTCCGCCCGCCCAGCAGGCCAATCCGCAGCAAGCTCGGGCTTCCCAGGGGCCGGGACGTAACGACCCGTGCCACTGCGGTTCAGGCAAGAAGTTCAAGCGGTGTCACGGGGCACCCAGCGCGAAGTAA
- a CDS encoding SDR family NAD(P)-dependent oxidoreductase — MRRGGAAEEGPQQVGVLIGARDPQRGKEAQAALHSEGLDVAHLHLDVTDPSSIASAAQTIAKRHGRLDALVNNAGIARGHASRNTSQLTVELLREVYETNVFGVVAVTNALIPLLRQSRFARVVNVSSDVGSFATVLRADTPLAGLQPAAYGSSKTALNMLTVSYAREFPASEITFNVVTPGYCATDLNGNTGTRSAKQGAQAAVDVVLSLAPLTGTFRSDGTIDYLDADGQVDW; from the coding sequence TTGCGGCGCGGTGGGGCCGCAGAAGAGGGCCCGCAACAAGTTGGGGTGCTCATCGGGGCCCGAGACCCACAACGCGGCAAAGAGGCCCAGGCGGCCCTTCACAGCGAAGGCCTAGACGTCGCTCATCTGCACCTCGACGTCACCGACCCAAGCAGTATCGCTTCGGCGGCCCAAACTATCGCTAAACGCCATGGGCGACTTGACGCACTGGTCAACAATGCCGGGATCGCGCGGGGCCATGCTTCGAGGAACACAAGTCAGCTCACCGTCGAGCTTTTGCGCGAGGTTTATGAGACCAACGTATTCGGTGTCGTCGCCGTGACAAATGCCCTGATTCCGCTGCTGCGGCAGTCGCGCTTTGCCCGGGTGGTCAACGTCTCCAGTGATGTCGGCTCGTTCGCGACCGTTCTGCGCGCCGACACCCCGCTGGCAGGGCTGCAACCGGCGGCCTATGGTTCGTCCAAGACCGCACTCAACATGCTGACGGTCTCCTATGCGAGGGAGTTTCCAGCTTCGGAGATCACCTTCAACGTCGTCACTCCGGGCTATTGCGCCACAGACCTCAATGGAAACACTGGGACACGCAGTGCGAAGCAGGGAGCCCAGGCGGCCGTGGATGTCGTCTTGAGCCTGGCCCCGCTCACAGGCACGTTCCGCAGTGACGGCACCATCGACTACTTGGATGCCGATGGCCAGGTCGACTGGTAG
- a CDS encoding GNAT family N-acetyltransferase, producing MEPMTLKVDELIMRPWELADVPALTKAFADPQVKRHMMMPQPWTDANGHNFVRQNDSRWNADSPRWAIVDSDNILLGGAGITRFLNDEYSVMYWTAPEARGRNVATRALREATRFGFDQMRLHRLCWDAIVGNHLSRLVALKAGYTMEGIQRQGGNQRGTWRDLWMGGILAGEIREAGEQVENYAMLRQRAALFDLDAPTIELDNGTRLRPFHEGDLDDLTRVCQDPEVQKWTTVPRDYQRSDADDFLTFSRSQWTNGTGVDWALADQNDRYCGTVGLSMKSFDATQARIGYYAAPWARGKGWMGTALQAAIDFSRDSLAATTVTWDAYAGNDASWHLAKKLGFAWEGVKQRRWRHERSQRVDIWTASLLHLLNVMDAART from the coding sequence ATGGAACCCATGACTTTGAAGGTCGACGAGCTGATCATGCGCCCCTGGGAACTCGCCGACGTGCCCGCCCTGACCAAGGCATTTGCCGATCCGCAGGTGAAGAGGCACATGATGATGCCCCAACCGTGGACCGACGCCAATGGGCACAACTTCGTTCGTCAAAACGATTCACGCTGGAACGCCGATAGCCCCCGGTGGGCCATCGTCGACAGCGACAACATATTGCTGGGCGGCGCGGGCATCACCCGGTTCCTCAACGACGAATATTCCGTCATGTACTGGACCGCCCCTGAGGCCAGGGGCCGCAATGTCGCCACCCGCGCTCTGCGCGAAGCCACCCGATTCGGCTTCGACCAGATGCGCTTGCATCGCCTCTGCTGGGACGCCATCGTGGGCAACCACCTTTCGCGCCTGGTGGCGTTGAAAGCCGGATACACGATGGAGGGCATTCAGCGCCAGGGCGGGAACCAACGCGGGACGTGGCGCGACCTGTGGATGGGCGGCATTTTGGCCGGGGAGATTCGCGAAGCGGGCGAGCAGGTCGAAAACTACGCGATGCTGCGTCAACGTGCCGCTTTGTTCGACCTGGATGCCCCGACCATCGAGTTGGACAATGGCACTCGACTGCGCCCGTTTCACGAAGGCGACCTCGATGATCTGACCCGCGTATGCCAAGACCCCGAGGTACAGAAGTGGACGACGGTCCCGCGCGATTACCAACGCAGCGACGCCGACGACTTTCTGACATTCAGTCGTTCTCAATGGACGAATGGCACTGGCGTGGACTGGGCACTGGCCGACCAGAACGACCGCTACTGCGGCACGGTGGGTTTGTCGATGAAAAGCTTCGACGCGACCCAGGCCCGGATTGGCTACTATGCGGCTCCATGGGCGCGAGGCAAGGGATGGATGGGCACGGCCCTGCAAGCGGCGATCGACTTCAGTCGTGACTCACTGGCGGCGACGACAGTGACATGGGACGCCTACGCCGGTAACGACGCCTCCTGGCACCTGGCCAAGAAGCTTGGCTTTGCCTGGGAGGGAGTCAAACAGCGGCGCTGGCGCCATGAACGGTCGCAAAGGGTTGACATCTGGACTGCCTCACTGCTTCATTTATTGAATGTCATGGATGCAGCGCGCACGTGA
- a CDS encoding GNAT family N-acetyltransferase: protein MQRAREFRAETEACALRAAADDAELAAIPAKMRPDSHCATLVAVRRRKVVGALQVTQLWGAASVQFWVHPQSRGSRLAASMVQTLASALFAFGVHRLETRVPVAQVDAIRAAMRAGLRPENLARGAFGGEDGLTLALTRGDRVGPAPRILPDLPGGVLSDGAVSLRALDNSVTDASYANRCLPEFVEQAMPQVAPTYESIRRLCDFGSDVDWLRGIAARLVISSDKGGFRSDYCGSVNVYNVSARIGEAMIGYELSPEARGKGLATRAVRLLCDWMFDDVGFARLSAGTDVHNIVSQSVLRRSGFRLEGTLRGELPGPGLTRRDILRWAKLNPKVETKATALGMG, encoded by the coding sequence ATGCAGCGCGCACGTGAATTTCGCGCGGAAACTGAAGCGTGTGCGCTGCGAGCGGCCGCCGACGACGCCGAGCTCGCGGCCATTCCCGCCAAGATGCGGCCCGATTCCCACTGCGCCACTCTGGTGGCGGTGCGCAGGCGTAAGGTCGTGGGCGCGCTGCAAGTGACGCAGCTGTGGGGTGCGGCATCGGTGCAGTTTTGGGTTCATCCGCAGTCGCGTGGCTCACGGCTAGCCGCTTCCATGGTGCAGACGTTGGCCTCGGCGTTGTTCGCGTTCGGAGTGCATCGGCTCGAAACACGGGTTCCAGTCGCGCAAGTGGATGCGATTAGGGCCGCGATGCGGGCGGGCCTACGGCCAGAGAACCTGGCGCGGGGCGCTTTCGGGGGCGAGGACGGACTGACCTTGGCCCTGACGCGAGGTGACCGAGTGGGCCCGGCTCCCCGGATTCTGCCGGATCTGCCGGGCGGAGTTCTCAGCGACGGAGCGGTCTCGTTGCGAGCGTTGGACAATTCGGTGACCGATGCCTCTTACGCGAATCGTTGCCTGCCCGAATTTGTGGAGCAGGCCATGCCGCAAGTGGCTCCGACCTATGAGTCGATTAGGCGATTGTGCGATTTCGGCAGCGACGTCGATTGGCTGCGTGGAATTGCGGCCCGACTGGTGATTTCGTCCGATAAAGGCGGGTTTCGGTCTGACTATTGCGGATCGGTGAATGTCTACAACGTCTCCGCGCGCATTGGCGAGGCCATGATCGGATACGAGTTGTCGCCCGAGGCTCGCGGCAAAGGCTTGGCGACTCGGGCGGTGCGGCTGTTGTGCGATTGGATGTTTGACGACGTGGGCTTTGCGCGCCTTTCGGCGGGAACCGATGTGCACAACATCGTGTCGCAATCGGTTCTGCGTCGCAGCGGCTTTCGCCTGGAGGGCACGCTGCGCGGAGAGCTGCCAGGGCCCGGACTCACTCGGCGGGACATTTTGCGCTGGGCCAAGCTCAACCCGAAGGTGGAGACGAAGGCGACCGCCTTGGGGATGGGTTAG
- a CDS encoding L,D-transpeptidase, which translates to MKPQKPHLRLLPVIALPLLVLSACGFGTANADATIHPAPIEPIITFDNAAGEASDKTTVKLNEEVTLSVVDGEFTSVEVTSDRGTELEGEFNDDNTAWVSTATVEAEAEYSVAASAQSPDMEVDFAQSFLTPAPEGSALKVSDVTPNLDGEVLGVGAPIIVTFNQDVPDRGAVERRLEVSSEKGHEGAWRWMSDNQAIYRTAEYWDAYQTVTFSTTWEGQNLGGDLWGGENYSTDLTIGASQLSVIDPSAHTMTVSIDGEVARTFPVSAGKATTTEYTTASGEHMVMAKSATERMISPGRDEDDPEYYDVEVDWAVRINATGEYVHQATASASGVLGQANVSHGCVNASADDAKWFYDIAQRGDVVDVINTDRQMPWDNGWGYWILSFDDWKEGSALT; encoded by the coding sequence ATGAAGCCACAGAAACCACACCTTCGCCTCCTGCCAGTGATAGCCCTGCCTCTGCTGGTTTTGAGCGCGTGTGGGTTCGGCACCGCGAACGCCGATGCCACTATTCACCCTGCCCCCATCGAGCCCATCATCACGTTCGACAACGCCGCTGGCGAGGCGAGCGACAAAACCACCGTCAAGCTCAACGAAGAGGTCACGTTGTCGGTCGTCGATGGAGAATTCACCTCCGTCGAAGTCACCTCCGACCGCGGAACTGAGCTAGAGGGCGAGTTCAACGACGACAACACCGCTTGGGTCTCGACTGCCACCGTGGAAGCCGAGGCCGAATACTCCGTGGCGGCGTCAGCGCAGAGCCCGGACATGGAAGTGGACTTCGCGCAAAGCTTCCTCACCCCCGCTCCCGAGGGCTCAGCGTTGAAGGTCTCAGACGTGACACCCAATCTTGACGGGGAAGTCCTGGGCGTCGGCGCGCCCATCATCGTCACCTTCAATCAAGACGTGCCTGACCGTGGAGCCGTCGAGAGGCGTCTAGAGGTCTCCTCGGAGAAAGGCCACGAGGGCGCGTGGCGCTGGATGAGCGATAACCAGGCCATTTACCGCACGGCCGAATACTGGGACGCCTATCAAACCGTCACGTTCTCAACCACCTGGGAGGGCCAGAACCTCGGTGGTGACCTGTGGGGCGGCGAAAACTACAGCACCGATTTGACGATCGGGGCCTCACAGCTGTCGGTCATCGACCCCTCGGCGCACACGATGACCGTCTCCATTGACGGCGAGGTCGCCCGCACATTCCCTGTCAGCGCGGGCAAAGCCACCACCACTGAATACACGACGGCCTCGGGTGAACACATGGTCATGGCCAAATCAGCCACTGAGCGGATGATCTCGCCTGGCCGCGACGAGGACGACCCGGAGTACTACGACGTCGAGGTGGACTGGGCGGTGCGCATCAATGCCACTGGTGAGTATGTGCACCAGGCGACGGCCTCGGCATCGGGGGTTCTTGGCCAGGCGAATGTGTCGCACGGGTGCGTGAACGCCTCGGCGGACGACGCTAAGTGGTTCTATGACATCGCCCAGCGGGGGGATGTTGTCGACGTCATCAACACCGATCGGCAGATGCCTTGGGACAACGGCTGGGGCTACTGGATCCTGTCGTTCGACGATTGGAAGGAAGGCTCGGCGCTAACCTAA
- the hpf gene encoding ribosome hibernation-promoting factor, HPF/YfiA family has translation MEIIIKGRNVEVPEHFRDLVEEKLESKIAKYNRKSTHVDVELYHEPNPRQHDHAQRVEITCHSKGPVIRAEASDADFRTAFELACNKLSNRLRRAADRRRSRGSRTAAEVLDAPPLPPLEAEHKPPKPTSAGRFISEDIDPFEDLVEDHEPGHIVREKSHSGEPMTVDDALHNMELVGHDFYLFHDKESGRPSVVYRRHAFDYGILRLEM, from the coding sequence GTGGAAATAATTATCAAGGGCCGTAACGTCGAGGTCCCAGAACACTTCCGTGACCTAGTCGAGGAAAAACTCGAATCCAAGATCGCCAAGTACAACCGTAAGTCGACCCATGTCGACGTCGAGCTGTATCACGAGCCCAACCCCCGCCAACACGATCATGCCCAGCGCGTCGAGATCACCTGTCATTCAAAGGGGCCGGTGATTCGGGCCGAGGCCAGCGACGCCGATTTCCGTACCGCTTTCGAACTAGCCTGTAACAAGCTGAGTAATCGGTTGCGGCGCGCGGCAGATCGCCGCCGTTCGCGAGGATCGCGGACCGCCGCCGAAGTACTGGATGCCCCGCCGCTCCCGCCGCTGGAAGCCGAGCACAAGCCGCCGAAGCCAACGAGCGCCGGCCGGTTCATCTCTGAGGACATTGATCCATTCGAAGATTTGGTCGAGGACCACGAGCCGGGCCATATCGTCCGGGAGAAGTCGCACTCGGGTGAACCGATGACCGTGGACGATGCTTTGCACAACATGGAGCTAGTGGGCCACGACTTCTATCTATTCCACGACAAGGAAAGTGGCCGACCATCGGTGGTCTACCGCCGCCACGCGTTCGACTACGGCATACTCCGCCTCGAAATGTAG
- a CDS encoding ComF family protein, which produces MRATLMRRAWESTLELFFPAACAVCQEDGASRGGLCPPCQRQVSTAHVYIPGPRSLRCPPVIAARPYDRTASAVLNAYKETPRRELATCLAQAMAQPLRLAQEEIGRSGRTPVVVGIPSTSAARGRRGFDHMEVLLRLLRAQKVFLHGYQALRVSRRADSVGLSLSQRERAAFDSLSLRPRAAGVLGGCAVILVDDVVTTGATLSAAAAALRAAGIEVASAVTFAAAPNRLAPEQRTSSNQR; this is translated from the coding sequence ATGAGAGCGACACTAATGCGGCGGGCCTGGGAGTCGACGCTGGAGCTGTTCTTCCCGGCCGCGTGCGCGGTATGCCAGGAGGACGGAGCGAGCAGGGGCGGACTGTGTCCACCGTGCCAGCGCCAAGTGTCCACAGCTCATGTCTACATTCCTGGGCCCAGGTCGCTCCGCTGTCCACCTGTCATAGCCGCCCGACCCTATGACCGCACTGCCTCGGCGGTCCTCAATGCGTATAAGGAGACTCCTCGCCGGGAGCTCGCCACGTGTCTGGCCCAGGCAATGGCGCAGCCATTGCGCTTGGCGCAGGAGGAGATCGGCCGCAGCGGCCGCACTCCTGTCGTGGTGGGCATTCCATCGACGTCCGCAGCCCGGGGACGGCGGGGGTTTGACCATATGGAGGTTCTTTTGCGCCTCTTGCGGGCCCAGAAGGTCTTCCTACACGGTTACCAGGCGTTGAGGGTGTCTCGCCGGGCAGACTCGGTGGGGCTCTCTTTGTCCCAGCGGGAACGCGCGGCCTTCGATTCTCTGTCCTTGCGGCCGCGGGCGGCCGGGGTATTGGGCGGGTGCGCAGTGATTCTGGTCGACGATGTGGTGACCACTGGAGCGACGTTGAGCGCGGCGGCGGCCGCGCTTCGCGCCGCCGGGATCGAGGTGGCCTCGGCGGTCACGTTCGCGGCGGCTCCGAACCGGCTCGCACCCGAACAGCGCACAAGCTCCAACCAGCGCTGA